The following nucleotide sequence is from Streptomyces xiamenensis.
GCGTTTCGGCGGCCCACCCCCGCAGCTTCAGGGCCGTGGCGGTCGCCTTGAGGTCGTTGCGCGACCGGCCGGTGTGCAGCCGCCCGCCGATCTCCTCGCCGAGCACGCCCGACAGCCAGCCCTCGTACATCAGGTACACCCCGCGCGGGGCGGGCCGTTCGCGCAGCGGCGCGTAGTCCTGGGCGCGCAGCGCCGAAACGGTGCGCAGCAGCCTGGCGGCGTCGGCCCGGCCCAGGAGCCCCTGCTCGACCAGCATCACCACATGCGCCAGGTCGATCCGCGTCGTCAGCGACATTTCGTCGCGCAGCGCGGCCGGGGTCAGTTCGCCGTAGACCAGCCGCTGTGTGCGCGCCCCGACGGTCCGGGTCAGCCGGCCGGTGGATTCCTGTCCGCTTCCGTTCCCGCTCACCGTCGCCCGCCTTCCGCCAGGACGGCGCCGAGTTCCTGCCGCCGCCACGGATACCAGCTCCACTGGTCGGGCACGGCCTCACGGGGGTGCGTCACCTCGACGGGCTTGTCCGGCACCCGGCTCAGATCCAGCCCCTGCCCCGCCGTCCAGGCATCGTCGTAGACCGTCTCCAGATACCGGTAGCCCTCGTCCGGCAGCATCACCACGCAGGTGGCCTCCGGGTTCTGCTCCGCCCACCAGCGCGCGGCCAGCAGCGCGGCCCCGCTGGTCGGACCCTGGAACAGCGCGTGCCTGCGGTGCGCCCACCGGGTCGTCGCGTACGCCTCGGCGGCGGTCACCCAGTGCACCTCGTCCAGGATGCCGTGGTCCAGATTGCCCGGCATCAGGCTGTTGCCCAGCCCGCGCAGCTGCCGGGGGCCGTCCTCCTGCCCGAAGAGCAGGCTGCGGTGCGTGTCCACACCGATCGCCCGGGTGTGCGGGGTGGCGCCGCGCAGCGCCCGGACCGTGCCGCACAGCGAACCGCCGGAGCCCACCGGGCCGATGACGCAGTCCACGGTGCCCAGCGCGTCGGCCAGCCGCTCCGCCACCAGGGCGTAGGAGGCCGGGTTGTCGGGGTTCGTGTACTGCTCGGGGCAGAAGCTCTGCGGCAGGTCGGACCGCAGTTCGGCGAGCCGGTCCAGCCGGGACGCCTGGAACCCGCCGATCTCGGCGGGCTGTTCGACGATGTCCACGGTCGCGCCGAGGTCGGCCAGCCGGCGGTGCAGGTTGCGGTCGATGACCGGGTCGCTGACCAGCACCAGGTCGCGGCGGAGCAGAGCGGCCTGCATGGCCAGGGCGAGCCCGAAGGTGCCCGACGTCGTCTCCACGATGACGGTGCCCGGCTCCAGTTCGCCCCGCTCCAGGGCGCGGCGCAGGATGTACCGGGCCGGTACCAGCTTCATCAGGGTGAACACGGCGCCGTACAGGTTGCTGCCGAGCCGGACGATCCTCGGCAGCAGGGTCGCCTCGGTGATCTCCTGAAAGGGAGTGCTGTGGACTGTCATTCGCTTCCGTCTCTCAGTCGGTCATTCAGGCGTTCGCCCACCACGGCCAGGGCGGCGGGTGAGGTCATCCCCAGGTGGTCGCAGGCGACGAGGTGCTCGGTCAGCCGCCCGGTGAGGTGCGGCTGCCAGGAGGCGGTGG
It contains:
- a CDS encoding pyridoxal-phosphate dependent enzyme; amino-acid sequence: MTVHSTPFQEITEATLLPRIVRLGSNLYGAVFTLMKLVPARYILRRALERGELEPGTVIVETTSGTFGLALAMQAALLRRDLVLVSDPVIDRNLHRRLADLGATVDIVEQPAEIGGFQASRLDRLAELRSDLPQSFCPEQYTNPDNPASYALVAERLADALGTVDCVIGPVGSGGSLCGTVRALRGATPHTRAIGVDTHRSLLFGQEDGPRQLRGLGNSLMPGNLDHGILDEVHWVTAAEAYATTRWAHRRHALFQGPTSGAALLAARWWAEQNPEATCVVMLPDEGYRYLETVYDDAWTAGQGLDLSRVPDKPVEVTHPREAVPDQWSWYPWRRQELGAVLAEGGRR